Within the Nitrospira sp. CR1.1 genome, the region GCCTGGGGGCTCGACTACCACAAAATCCTCGGTGATCGATTGACCCGACTATCCGAACACATCACCGCCCTCGCGCCCGAGAGTCGCCATCGCGCCTACGTCGATACGGGGCCTGTCATGGAAAAAGCCTGGGCTCAGCAGGCCGGCCTGGGATGGATCGGCAAACATTCCAATCTCGTCTCACCTCAGTTCGGCTCCTGGCTGTTGCTGGGAGAACTTCTGACGACCCTGGAACTAGATCCGGACGAGGCCGGAACCGATTTGTGCGGCAGTTGCACGCTCTGCATTCAAGCCTGTCCCACGGGAGCCATCACCGAGCCATACGTCGTGGATGCCGGGCGCTGCATTTCCTACCTCACGATTGAGCTTCGGGGCGGCGAGCCCCCCATTTCTGACGAACTCCGGCGAGGATTGGGGAATCGAATTTTCGGCTGCGACGATTGCCTCGATATCTGCCCGTACAACCATCAAGCCGAACCGACCAGCGAACCGGGCTTCCAACCTACCCGGCTTACCGCCTCGCCTTCGCTGCGCGCCTTAATGGCACTGAACGAGGCGACATTCGCCGCAACATTCAAACACAGTCCCATTCGACGCGCAAAACATGCGGGATTCCAACGCAACCTCTCCTGGGCGTGGAACAATGAAGCCAAGCCAGCCGGGAGTCCCACACCCGCACCATCATCAAACGCCGATCCTCTGTAAGCGTCCCTCTGTTTCTCTTTCGCCGATAGTGGTAGGCTACTGCCTCACGTCCTCGCGCAGTCGAGGACCCACCTCAGCGGTTGCAAGACCATGCACGCACCCACCCTCCTGATCGTCGAAGACGAAGAACGCA harbors:
- the queG gene encoding tRNA epoxyqueuosine(34) reductase QueG, whose translation is MHKTLMSPTLTTQIKQAARDLGFDVVGISRLPHRLEPTPDHRAGPPFNRLLDRLHEWLRRGFHASMGWMTRDPERRADPALVLPGCRSIISVGMNYYTDQRADERPGNGRIARYAWGLDYHKILGDRLTRLSEHITALAPESRHRAYVDTGPVMEKAWAQQAGLGWIGKHSNLVSPQFGSWLLLGELLTTLELDPDEAGTDLCGSCTLCIQACPTGAITEPYVVDAGRCISYLTIELRGGEPPISDELRRGLGNRIFGCDDCLDICPYNHQAEPTSEPGFQPTRLTASPSLRALMALNEATFAATFKHSPIRRAKHAGFQRNLSWAWNNEAKPAGSPTPAPSSNADPL